The Candidatus Nitrosymbiomonas proteolyticus genome has a segment encoding these proteins:
- a CDS encoding ABC type lipoprotein esporter, permease, with translation MKPKHRRVSADWRIAWRQAFASLRVRLLRQTLTTLGIGAGSAYLAAALVIRSVEVAKPTVDAVTLARVDWQAAAAAALCLLGVSNSMFIAVTERFREIGTFKCLGATDGFIVAVFFFEGLFMGLLGSVVGATLGAGGSAFVLSWGGSELMASWVLSAVALGSTAGTGLTLIAALTPAIVAARMPAVAALRTEI, from the coding sequence GGCGTCAAGCGTTCGCCAGCCTTCGCGTGCGGCTCCTCAGGCAAACGCTCACAACCCTTGGCATCGGCGCGGGTTCGGCATACCTCGCGGCGGCGCTCGTTATTCGATCGGTCGAAGTCGCCAAGCCGACAGTGGACGCCGTCACGTTGGCTCGGGTCGATTGGCAAGCTGCAGCGGCGGCCGCGCTGTGCTTGTTGGGCGTTTCGAACTCCATGTTCATCGCCGTAACGGAGAGGTTCCGCGAGATCGGGACCTTCAAGTGCTTGGGCGCGACGGACGGCTTCATTGTGGCGGTGTTCTTTTTTGAGGGACTCTTCATGGGGCTGTTGGGGTCCGTCGTCGGGGCAACCCTGGGCGCAGGGGGTTCGGCCTTCGTTTTGAGTTGGGGCGGCTCCGAATTAATGGCGAGTTGGGTGCTGTCTGCGGTCGCGTTGGGTTCGACGGCGGGCACGGGATTGACGCTGATCGCTGCTCTCACCCCGGCAATCGTGGCCGCTCGAATGCCAGCGGTAGCTGCGTTGAGGACGGAGATTTGA
- a CDS encoding ABC type lipoprotein exporter, ATP-binding protein, translated as MSSSAIVRTLELVRTYGEGSTAVHAVNGISCQVEAGQYVSIMGPSGSGKSTLFNLIGGLDKPTSGSVFINSMDIAQLDARELAFLRCHTIGYVFQTFNLIAVRTALENVVLPMLFAGTQSEEAEERGMDLLGLVGLKERFNHRPNELSGGQQQRVAIARALANSPSIVLADEPTGNLDLSTGQEIITLLKKLNQEQGVTVISATHDLKMIDVSDRVFHIRDGQLQRVESREEIQLTIGSLGRTDE; from the coding sequence TTGAGCTCGAGCGCCATCGTACGGACGCTCGAGCTCGTTCGCACCTATGGCGAGGGGTCGACGGCCGTTCATGCGGTGAACGGCATCTCGTGTCAGGTCGAGGCGGGCCAGTACGTCTCGATCATGGGACCCTCAGGTTCGGGCAAGAGCACGCTTTTCAATCTGATCGGCGGTCTCGACAAACCCACCAGCGGGAGCGTGTTCATCAACTCGATGGACATCGCGCAACTCGACGCCCGTGAGCTCGCGTTCTTGCGTTGCCACACTATCGGCTATGTCTTCCAAACTTTCAACCTGATCGCCGTTCGCACCGCCCTCGAAAACGTCGTGCTGCCGATGCTGTTCGCGGGAACGCAATCGGAAGAGGCTGAGGAACGGGGGATGGATTTGTTGGGGTTGGTCGGCCTCAAGGAGAGGTTCAACCACCGTCCTAACGAGCTTTCGGGCGGACAGCAGCAACGGGTCGCCATCGCGCGGGCGCTCGCCAACAGCCCTTCGATCGTCCTTGCCGACGAACCCACCGGGAACCTCGACCTCAGCACAGGGCAAGAGATCATCACTCTCCTAAAGAAGCTCAATCAGGAGCAGGGGGTCACGGTCATCTCAGCGACGCACGATCTCAAGATGATCGACGTATCCGACCGGGTGTTCCATATCAGGGACGGCCAACTGCAACGCGTTGAGTCGCGCGAGGAGATTCAGCTCACGATCGGCTCGCTGGGCCGGACCGACGAGTAG